The genomic stretch GGGGTTTTCTTTGCTAAGCACGCTTGTTAATTAAGTTCCtaaaaagagaaggagaaattCGCGGGGCGTTGGCAGTTAACATCTAATGGAAAATCTGTCAACACCATCTAGAAAGACTAGGGCTGGTAAGCGAACGTCTGAACGGGCGACCGAACGCAACACAATCGTACTTCCCTATGCGGAAAGTTTTGCCGATTTCGAGATGGTCAACCTGCGACACGGTCACACGGCATTAACCCCCTGAAGAAAACTGAGGAAACGTGTCGTCACGACTGACGTCAGACGACGACCGTTGGACAAAAGGTGGCCAAAGCTCAATTGCGTGGGATTAATCATATTCTAATTAAGAAACTTTCGCACGAGAACCGATATTGAATCTTAGGATGCCGTCGGATCGATCTTGGGGCCCGTCATAGCAAGCCACTTTCGAAAACTTTGAGCCTGGCCAAATCGGTACCGCTTGGGTTCCACCGTGTCTCTGTTCATTTTGCATGTGGAAATGCGTGAGATGATGAAGGAAATCACGTGCTTATCTCGCTCGTGGATGTGAATCGATATTCCACATGTTAACGTAATGAATAAATGTATCGAGCTTTGACGAGCATTCAGAATGAACGTGTCATATTGCCATAATGCCATGGGATTAGCTTCTTTTGCCGGAGCAGCCCACGTGGACCGGACCTCCAGCTATACTATAATTCCACAGCCATCGCACCATGTGTGGGAACTCTTGGGATGATGCATGATTCCTTTCTTGGTCAATGTTAGGCAACTCCAACAGGTAATTAATTCAGCATGCAGTTCATGGGAGCTCTCGCAAACCGTGTGCCACGCGAAAATCCCCAGTGACACGATAAATTCATAATGTTCGAGATTTAAAAAAAGCGACGCTATTTTCATTTCTTATGTACTAAATCCAtcctatttttcagaaaaaaaaaggataaaattgcCCTCATCCAATTGCAATTTGAAGTGGTGGCCCGAATTTATATACTTTCCTTcgtcttttcatatttttttttattactatttaGGATTTAGTTGTCATCATTAAGCATTTTCTATCCCATGTATATTGGGGCACTATGTTTTCGTTTCAATTTATTAGATTTTAATACTGCGAAATAAGCTTTgtggaaaagagaaatttatgCGAAACCTAGTTATTTTCTATGTTGTCGAGCAAACTTATATATTACTTTTCAAGTAGCATCTAGAAGATTTTGACTATTTAACACATTACATATACTGTTAACATgtacatgtgagttgtgttagaaaattcTCGTATCGAAGAATTGATATGTTGtaaagcaattaatatatcctaattagcctataactcattggcttaagtttttaagtaaaGGTacatccaactggatatgttgacaaaCTAATAGCTTTTGTTGAGCTCCCTAAAACAAACCCTTTCTTATCTTGGTATTTTTTAGTAAATACTTTATGGATGATATTAAATGTTGTTGATCCATAATTATGATATTCTTttggcattttaaaaaaatcttatttttatgCAATGGTTGGATTTAATTAATTTCGTCCTTCAAAGTTTCATGTTGAAGAATGTAACAGTGATTTTagttttgaaaatgtttaaagagcatttttttttttttttggtttcatcaTCTCATTATatgtaaatatatattaaaGACAACATAAGAAAATGTTACATGTCGATATGCAcaacaaaagagagagtttATAAACAAGTGACTGTGTTGAAGAAAGTGTCCATGTTAAAAGTTTTCTAGACTCTACTTGATATTTAATCCACAAATCTACTTGACCAAATAGAGAAGAATTcgttttcttggaaatttctgTTTTCATCCAAACAGAATTCGACGGAAGTAAGATACAacaatatataattaaaaaaaaaatacaatggaGCTTTTTACGTAGTTGCTTCGAACTTTGATAATTTAGTTTATgtgtaatttttaaaattaatgacaTATCAAAATAATGTCGAATTTATGTTAAAATATTTCATGCACTATGTTAACTATATTTTGTATGGTAATTGAGGCAATGCTTGCGTAAACGCCTAGAAATGTAGTAAATCGGTACTTTATACCAACGTTTTTGGCTATTATTTTGAATAGTTTTCAATAAAAATCTATTTACAATTTATACGGTCATTCAATTAACGTATTAAGCATCACTAATCAAGCAATTATCTTAGCCATTCGGAGATGGCTAAAGACCAAACTAAGCTTGGGCAGCCATTATCGACATAACCCACATATAGTCATGTTCATTTTTCCCCCACGCACGAGTAGACTATGTCAAATGAAACAAAAAGCTATTAGCTATTATGTGTTtaaaaattgggttaatatcataaaaaatcccaaaccgatgcATCGCGTGACAAATCGGTacacgtgtgataaatttaccttccgttagttttcgttaaattttaccacgAAATTGCAGAGTTGGACGATACGTggtagttgacgggtatactagtttggggatTTCACCCTCCATTTATCACAAGTGCacttgtttggaattttttgtgatatcaatCCAATTGAACGTAAAAtgacggaaggtaaatttgtcatacatgcactagtttgggatttttgatggtcaaaaaattagttcgagctaagtttgtcacatgtgtaccgatttaaaatttttggtggtaaaaaatcagtatgtggtaaatttatcatatgtgtattagtttgaggtttttcgtgatattaacttttaaaaattagaacCCCAACAGGTCAAAAGAGTAATCCAAAGTAATATAAAGATTGGTTATTGATCTTCAAATTGAGTGGCGCAAAAAGGACTAATTGCGTGCTTAATTAATATCCATTTGGAgattttgagggaaaaaaagataCTACAAATATCATAAGTTTCATACGGCGCGTAATCCCTAAATTCTAAAACCCTattactttggtgccaaaagttataTCACTTAATCAGTATTACTTAATTTATGAACCGATTTTCGTAATAGAGCCAAAACGCCATAACATTCACATCGTCGGTGAGTTTCCTAGATAAGGTGATCAACTATGCCATGTAAAAGAAAGTCATGGACTTGGACCTAAGGATGGACTTTTTGTCCCTATAGCAGACGTCAGTCGGAGAACAACGACAGTCAGAGAACAACGACATTGTTCAGGTTTGACCCCACGAGGTTTAACTATCGGAGTAACATATAAAGCCTTTCATGAACCCTCAACTCCATGCGTAATTTACgcaaaatcaaattgaatttacgCGTGCAATTAACCCTACCTAAGTAAAATCTACAACCGATGTATGACATTAAAATCTAGAAGCTTTTATTTCACTTCAATAACATGACTCGTCATATGAAAATTGCTAGAGACGCTTGTATAATTTGAGACAGATCGTGTAGAAACTCACGTTTTCTTTTGCGTCCACATTATTTCATCTGTTGTTGATCGAATGATCTAGAAGATGAGTCAGTATTCAAGTCATGCCAACATTTGAATGAAGTGATTTTTCTTActattggtattttttatatcGTGGTATCCAAACTTTTCGTTAGATGTTATGCCATAAGTGCATGATAATTAAGGGCATGCTTGGTAACGTTTttgattctctatttttctgttattttgtTTCCCGGAATACAAAAAGAACAGAGTGTATGtcgattgatttttttgttctcaagAACGGATCGGTGGCTAGAGAAtatatttggaatagaaacgagaagtaaacaaaaaatagaTTCTTTGTTCTcggaaacaaaaagagaaagaatgtcattttagaaaaacaagttCAGTGTAACTTAATGCTCGTCTTTATAACCATGAATTTACAAATGCCGCCTTCGGTGCCGACCACCACTTCTGCTCACCGGTCATTGCCACCACCGGTTACCGTCGCCATTGTTGGTCACGGATCCTTGATGCCACTGCTCCCCGGTCATCGACGGTCGTGGCTCGTCGCCACTGGTCACTACTCATTGCCGCTAATCACCATTGCTAGTATCTTTTTTTTAGCGTCGCACAAAatgcatttttgtcctttttttattccaagaataaaaattttgtacaaCTATCAAACACGTTCTTCCGCTTAGAAGCTCATTTAAggaatataaatagaaaaaactatttttgacaaaaaattatttctgaaaaCATATGTGTTACCATATGCATCCTAACTCGCTTTATTCTAGCATGTCAAATAAGACTTTATCAGTATGATGATGGACGTGACATctgaaattattttaagtgaaagGCAAGATTTATAGGCGCGATATCACATCCTAATATATGTTTCACGTGAATCTCACTGGAGGTAACACTTCAAATTCAATTTACCATATGTTATGTACTAGATTGGTTAGACTGATTTTTCCGCTGGACAGCTGAGTCCTCGAGTGGGCAGCTCCTTTGGATTTTGTGCTTTTTGGGCCACCCTTCGGGGTGGACTAAGAAAACATAGCAAAATTCTTCCTCACTTTGCCTATAAAAAGCTCAACCACGCTGTGGGATTCCATCAAGCAAAGAGCTCACGAACAAGCAACCGGCTTAAAAAGCAGTCTCTTGCCCTTGGTGTGTGTGCTCTGAGAGATATAGAGCTGAGAGAGATGGTAGGAACAAAAATGGCGTCCCAGATCCCAGTGATAGCCTTCTCCGAGGAATGCATGAAACCGGGGACAAGTTCATGGGCAAAAGCTTGCAAAGTGGTCGTGCAGGCTCTTGAGGATCTTGGTTGCTTCATCGTCGATCACCCCAATGTCCCTCCTGGCCTTCATGACTCCGTCTTTAGCGTGACCGAGGATCTGTTCGACCTCCCCCATGAAACCAAGATCAAGAACACCAACCTCAAGCCTTCCCATGGCTATCTCCCCAAAAGACCCGGCACTCCTCTCCTCGAGGGCATGAACATCGACGGCGCCGAGAAGCTTGAAGTGTGCGAAAAGTTCACCTCTATCATGTGGCCATCTGGGAATGACCACTTCTGGTATTAATCTTTTTTAAGTTCTGCAAATCATCATCGCTCTTTGGATATCTATGGAATGAAGTGTGATGATCGTTTATGTATTATATACAAACAAGCTCGTTATGTAAATTTCCGGGCTCCCTTAGGGAAAAACCCATTTAATTGAACTGTGTTATACTGTGTCAACTTTTATATGCCTCGATGGTAAACCTAACAAAAATTATTGCTTTATTAAGCGATCTCGCATTATAGACACGTTTGCTTTGCAAAATATGACCAGAGTTGGACTCTCCAATAAGGTCTTAGCATCTCAACTTTAAGTTTTACAGATCTAATTTAActtctcaaaattttctttgttgcTGCAGCAAAACTGTTCATGAATATGGCAAGTTCATAGCTGAGATAGAGAAAGTAGTGTTCAGGATGGTCTGCGAGAGCTACGGTGTCGAGAAATGCTATGGCCCTTACATCGAGTCTTGCACGTACCTCCTACGATTCTTGAAGTACAAGAAACCTGAAGACCTCGATGCAGGTGTGAATCCAATCGCTCACACGGACAAGAGCTTCTTGTCCTACTTGCACCAGAACAACATTAGGGGCTTGGAAGTGCAGACCAAAGATGGCGAGTGGTTCACTTTCGAGCCCTCGGCTTCAACTTTCATGGTTATGGCTGGTGATGCCTGTGTGGTGAGTCACTTATTTGCTCGTGAAAATTCTTCCACGCACTAGTCCGCATGAGTTCCGtcaaaataatttctaattgtGTGTTGTTTATTCTTGATCAGGCATGGAGCAATGGAAGGATCAAGGCTTGTTACCACCGAGTGGCGGTTAGAGAAGAGAGTCAAGTGAGATACTCTCTCGGGACGTTCTCGTATGTCTCGGGGATGATCGAGACCCCCGAGGAGTTCATCGATGAAGCACACCCTCGGCAATACAAGCCCTTCAATCACATCGACTTCCTTTGCTACTATGACTCTAGCGACACACGCATCAAGGCCGAAAGCCTCATCAAGACCTACTGCGGAGTTCGGGCCAATTAGCAGTCATGATTAATTCAGAATGAAATAGCACATACGCCTCTTaatatgaaataaaatgagATTGCGGAGACTGCTGTTTCTCAATCTTCTTTTGTTCTgtttttatgaaataaagaGGTATACACAAGTCAAAGGTGATTGAAGTTGTTGTTATGTCATATTTCTTGCAGTAAATTGGGGTCCAACTTTTCTTACAATGTAGTCCGCCCACGTGACGAAGTTAATGGATCTTCCGCTATTTCTTTCCcataaatgatttgatttccTTGCTCCATATGATGTTATTTTACGTCTCCAAGGACTTTTGAGTCAAACGTATGACTTATACATATGTCGATTTCATACAGATTAATCTTTATGACGTGTTTGCTGAGAAGTCTTTTTAGATTAGAATTCCCTTCAACCATCCTAGACTTTCTCACCAAAAAAGGAGTTCATACAAGACAGATATCATATATAGATTAGGTATATCTTTTTCGTTATAACAAACCGGCTAAGGTAAGAGTTGAATGCCAAAACGTGCACGTTAAAGTTGGCTTATGCATAGAGTATATGCTACCTAAACATTTGTAAGCAAGATAAAGTAGGAATCGTAACCGGATTACATGTGCCTTTGCTCATTTTACAGCATCGAGGAACAATTTCATCCAATTGGCCTTCGCTTAACCGCTGTTACTCGGGCCAAGCCAGTTGTGGGAAAACTGAATCCCACCAATTTGGAACAGCCTTGGACCCATGTTATTTTCATTTAGCGAGAGAGATGGAGACATTGGTGGATGTTTAATGTGACGAAGTTCAACAGCacagcaaaagcaaagaaataCTTAGGAACTTTCTTGTTagggataaataaataaataataaaaaaatatatatgtaataaTACGTCCATGAAGAGGTGTATTTGATATGTACATGAAGAGATGTGTTTGAGAGGACCCCAAGAAAAGGTGCTTGTAATAATACGTCAATGAAGAAGTGTGTTTGATATGTACATGAAGAGATGTGTTTGAGAGGACCCCACGAAAAGATGCTTTTCGAATTGCAACTTTTCTTATCTATAATAGGGATAGATAACTTTGAAAGGGTATGAAAGAGAATGAACATTCGTGCAGAAAACTAATGTAAGTTCTTCCCATTGCACTCTTAAGAACAAACACTCCCACCAAAAGTAAAAACAGTTACTTTGAGAATTGATTTGCATTTATGTTGTGAATCAAGAATACTTTCCGCACGTGATTGTATTCGGACTGTCAtgagtttgaagatttgtggagGACACGTCGGAGATTCAACTAAGTTCTTGGGCAAATTCCGCAACGGAACATCGATAGAGGTTAGTAGAATTTCTCGATGATAAATTCCGACATTGGTATCGAGCCAGAGTTAGATCTCCGCCTTATTTTTCGGTTGAGTTTTGACTGATAGTTTTTAAGATTACTGCATGAATATCTAGACGGATAGATCACCGTACTGTTTGTTGATTTTCTTCGAAATTTTgttcgtgaattttttttttatgagacggtGAGATagattgtcacgccccgatcctcgagcgcgcggcatccccgtcatctcgtccctcgggttaaaagggtagcgtcccgggcacgctatcaacccatgagattaactacgcatgcggaaacgtataatattcccggacaaaaatataaaatagggatagaCAAGTAGGAAAATGCATTAATTCgaaaacatgattttatttacGGACACATCGTGAGCcaaccgaaatgacacgctaattggtcCTATACTTCGGGACGGGGTAGAATCAATTTCGTACCTACtccaaatagggctacgtcactTTCATCCTTATCAGTTTTTCAATaattactagctccatcacttagaacctgaaaatggtttaacaacgatagcgtgagatataaatctcggtgagtcaacgcctaagcccggctaaggcgttgattcgttcgAAGGGTCCTAtcagtcaatcacatattgatatataaatatcccaatcacatgcagctTACCTGCTGAAATCACACGGTATGCTCAACATAATATGCTACACATAGCAACCCATAGATATCATGTCAATCGCATacgcagacaccacacgtgatccgattattaacggctatatggcccaattgcacacgaccggtgtgactttatACTATGATTGGCGGTGTCTACCGGCAGACCgtgcttcgtcccttacttccggcgacggcatccgatagcccgtgtgactcgtacgaccggcacgacacggcactatcgggaatccctgTAGGGgtttcggtccatcacaagctgcgaccggcatccgtcaATTGTGTAATCCGTACGATCGGcacggcacgaattgacgtgcatccgacaagtcgtatggttccgtacgactagcacggtacgaacttgacaggaataatccatcgtgtgaccactcaagtatactcagcaaatagccagtttataatccgcatttagtcaaatgctcacgcgatatgctcacacggcaaaactcttgagtaatcacacaaatgcacatgttgTCCATGGGACCTCGCACCCATAAATCGAGTGATTGAACTCtgaccaatcaatcaatttaactagcAATCCgtcaaggcatttcatcaattaatccacataaattataatcgagCGTAGATCAATAATTGAATGACAAACATTCAATccaatcgtacgtaattaaattcaaatcatcaatcagTCACACGCTCATTCTTGACCTATTATTCGCTCGCGATCAAGAAatgtcaatcaattaatcaCTTATTTCGTCCAAACTAGCCttaatcaaattaatccaattaattagggccatttaacctaaaccgagtctctagcctaaatcggccctaattaatctaccaaaatatcctaataatctaattaaactaatccaaacgtaattaacgacttagccaaagattagaggtcgactcaccgtcaATTAGACgcggcgatccttgaaaatcttcAAGCACAAACTTGGGACACGGCTCGAGCAATCGGCCTAATCTTCTCGGCCCACAGGACAAAATTCTCGGCCAACATGGCCCATGGAGGGGGCACATGGCCCGGgttctcggccaacttggccggaCCACTTGGCCCAGAATCTCGGCCACGGCCCAGCTTGATGGCCCACAAAACAGGCCCGAACAGGGCACTCGGGCAAAACAGAGCAGGCGGTGCAGGGAGGGTTCTAGGACTGTGGCGGCTTTTTCCAGCAATAGACGGCCAAGGCGTTGGCAAGGAAGACTGGTGGGGGTCTAAGGAAGTATCGGGGGACGCCGTTGGTCGCTCATGGTGGCCGGAGTAAGGCGGAGCAGCAGCAAACAGAAGCTGCAGCAGGTGGAATAGAGCAGGGGGGCTGCAGAACAGGGGAACCGGGACTATACAGAGCTGTTCATGGCTGTTCCGGCGTGCTATGGCGGTGGCTTGACTTGGTGATGGCTAGACAACGTCAAGGGAGGTCTGTGAAGGTCTTGAGGATGGTCGGAGCTGTCGCAGTAAGGGTGGAGCAGCCATGGCAGAACAGGGAAACAAAGCAGAAAACAGGGCGTCAAGAGCAGAGCAGGGGGTCTAGTTCAGTTCGGTGAGGCGTAAAGGCGGTCCGGTGAGGTGTAGAGACGACAGAGACGACAAGGAGATAGCTGGTGTGGGTCGAAGGTGGCTAGAGAGGAAGAACGAAGCGAAgcaaagcagcagcagcagaagcaaACGCAGCAGGGGTCAGAACAGGGGAACCAGGGTTCTCAGCGACTGTTTGGTCTTGTTGTGGCTGTCCGGCAACTCGCCGGCATTTGGTGGTGGTGCGGCAACAActagaggagggggaggaggtcTTTAGGTGGTTCGGTGACCTTCCAGGGCTTTTGTATGTTtcccccaaaacaaaagaaaaccaagaaggagaagaagaaagaatgaaggagagacagagaagaaaaaggagagagtggCGGtggagagaagggagagagagagaagtttgaCGTGGAGGAGACTTCGAGATAAGGTGGGAACCATAACTATAATTACCCTTATCTCATAGTTCATAAATCCTAGGGTGTCACATGGATCTCGTTAGGACGAGAAAAATGATAGGTGGTAGGCTTTCGGGGATGCCGTACGGGACGGATCCGCAAAGAAAGTGAAATTCTTGTTGAACCAATATTGGATGTTGGGGAATTGTGTCCACTGGTTCACCGAACAGTGGagttctttataaaaaaaaaaaaaggataaagaagGGGTGAATAGTTGCGTCGGACGAGCAAGGAAGAAAAGGCGCATGCATTATTCTTTTTGGTTTGAACACTTGCGTTTAAATAGAGATAAGAGGAACATGTTCTGTTTTgcaggattttaaaaaaaaaattgcgtcacctatttaaaaaaaaaaaaaaaagatcaggcGCATGCATGCGCACGCCCTTGCAAATCTTGTGCACAAGTGAGGCCTGCACGTGCACACACCAGTGCACAGGTCTGGAGCGTGCAAGGCATGCGCCAGTGCACACGTGAGGCATGTACGCCCTTTGCTCATTTACCGTTTTGCTCTGGCTGGTTATTTACGATTTTGccattattcattttatttactGTTTTGCCATTACATGCAATtcggtatatatatagacacacacacgtCTAGTATTTCGtatttgattataattgatgCTTGAATTATTTGTATACTAGTTCGCATCATGTTATGCTTTTACGATTACATGAGactgtaattatttttttagtggGAGTTCATAGGTTGGTAGAATTCGATGGAGTTCTCACCTAGAACTTGAATTTTGTGCGAATTGAACTAAATACATGATAGTGAGACAATCCCAACACAGAAGCTGATTGGGAACATGGTGAACTTTCGTTTCGATGTCTTTTGTCATATTATTATTCATTTAAGTTGCTCTTTGTtgcaaaattaattatatgtgttaCTGTGAAAGATGTGCTAGTATTAATTCTGCGCTTATTCTGTCAATATAGAATTGTTATTGACTATGGCTTTTGCTTCTAAGACCATTGTGGCTGACCTTAATAAGGGTGAAAAACCGAATGGTGACAATTATGATATTTGGCACCGAAAGGTTCAATACATCCTTGAAGAACAAGAGGTTTTGGAAACCCTCAACCACACCATGGATCAACTTGAGCAAGGAAATTCTACTCAACACAGAAGAGATCTAGAAGCTTATCaagcttggaaaaagaaaaaatagcatTGTTCGTATCACGTTGTCGAGTTGTATGCGGGATGATCTCATGTGTGAGTTTGAAGGACTTGAGAATGTTCAAGATATTTGGACTGCTccgaaagaaaagtttgggggtACGTCTGCTACTAAATTAAGGAGGCTCACTATCAAGTTTGACACCTTTCGAaagtgtcaaaatcaaaatatgaggGAACACATTCGGGAGATGTCAAACATGGTACGAGAGCTCAAGACAGTAGGCCATACCCTAACCGATGAGTAGCAAGTTCAAGCCGTTATTAGGTCTCTTCTTGAAAGTTGGGAGCACATGAAAATCAACGGGACGCATAATGAGAATATCACAACCTTTGATGATATAGCATGTCATTTGGAGTTAGAAGATGAGCGCCTAGAGGTTGCTAAATCTTCTACGCATGCTTATGCTGCTGAAACTAGTTCGCGCAAAGCTTCAAACTTTAAGCGTAAAAGGAACTATAAGTTCAACAACAAAAGGAAGGAGATTGATCATGCAACCAAAAGAGCCAAAACCCTTCGAGGCAACAAGCATCGTGGGAAGAAGGACAAGGCCAAAATGATCTGTTACTATTGTGGCAAGATGGGTCATTTCGCTCGTGAATGCACCGAGCTAAAGAAGGTAACTGATTACTCATTACTTTAAGTAATGCTTTTGTTTCTAGCACTGTAATGCTTGCTGAATCACATCCTATGTGGACCATAGACTCAAGAGCTACAAACCATGTAGCTAGAGACCGAGGAGCATTTGTGGAGTATCGTCGGATATCGCCGGGAAAAAGATGgatatatgttggaaataaCTCCAAAATTGAAGTGAAGGGTGTTGGCACATGTAAATTAAATTTATGTAGTGGTCCAACTCTGTTCCTACATGATGTCCTCTATACTC from Rhodamnia argentea isolate NSW1041297 chromosome 2, ASM2092103v1, whole genome shotgun sequence encodes the following:
- the LOC115737475 gene encoding probable 2-oxoglutarate-dependent dioxygenase AOP1, with product MVGTKMASQIPVIAFSEECMKPGTSSWAKACKVVVQALEDLGCFIVDHPNVPPGLHDSVFSVTEDLFDLPHETKIKNTNLKPSHGYLPKRPGTPLLEGMNIDGAEKLEVCEKFTSIMWPSGNDHFCKTVHEYGKFIAEIEKVVFRMVCESYGVEKCYGPYIESCTYLLRFLKYKKPEDLDAGVNPIAHTDKSFLSYLHQNNIRGLEVQTKDGEWFTFEPSASTFMVMAGDACVAWSNGRIKACYHRVAVREESQVRYSLGTFSYVSGMIETPEEFIDEAHPRQYKPFNHIDFLCYYDSSDTRIKAESLIKTYCGVRAN